TTCTTTTCAAAATTGTTACTATCGGTTTATACAAAATCATTAACCAAATAGTAGATATCACTAAAAAGTCAGCCAATAATTGGCTGACTTTTTAGTGATGAAGTAAAGAATAAGAATGTCTAAATTTTAATATCGTTTTTGCTTACTCAATTTTATTTCTTTCCAACAACCAAAATTGCGAAAGAACCCGGTTTAATCGATTTTTTATTAATAAAATCCGCAGATGCCAAATAAAGCAACTGCGTTTTTGGATCAAAAGCCATGGTCTTTGAATGATATTTTGTTTTCAATACCTGAATACGACTATACTTATCTGCAGATTCCTGATGAAAAATATCCAATGAACCATCTTTGTTGGACACAAATATTAAATGCCTATTCGCATCATATCTTATAGCGTCAACTCCTTGACCAATGGGTAATATAGCAAGGGTTTCGCCATTCATTTCATTTATAACGGACATACCTTTATTTCCTCTGCAAGCTGAGAACAAGCGGTGATTAGATGCATCCAGGGCCAAAGCGGTAGGGCCTTCACCGGGAGCTAAATTCCACTTATTTTCTATGGCAAAAGTAGTTGTGTTAAGTTTCAACAATTGACTCTCTTTCTCCAGATTTACGAATAACCCGCCTTTCCCATCTGCAACGGCAAATTCAGGGCTACCTTCTAAATCAACTGTAGTCACCACTTCCCCATTCTCCGCATTGATAACCGTTGCACTTCTGCTATCTCCGTTGAAAGCATACACATTTTTAGAATAAGGATCATAAATAATAGCATCAGGGCCTTCACCGGTGCTTTTTATTTTTTTTATAACCTTTAATGTTTTTAGGTCAAACATAATTATTGAATTCGCATCTCCATTACTGAGAAAACCATGATTGAATGGAAATGCGAATGTAACCCCATGCACGCCATTGAGTTCACTAATTGTTCCTACCAATTTATTTGTATGAAGATCTATTACTTGAACCATTGTTTCGTGTGTAACAAAGAGTCGATGATAAACAGTATCAACAATACTATAATCCCAACCTCCATCGCCCGGCAGGGGTATTGACTTTAGTATTTTAAATTGATTTACGCCTTGCTGCGCATCTACTCCTGTAAAGAAAATAGGAGATAAAAGAATTAAAAACAGAACTTTTTTCATTAGTCTAAATATTTATTATTTTAATTAAAGAAATATATAAATCCCTTAATGATTCAATACAACTGTGTAAATGAAGCTTCTTCCAATCATCACTCTTTACTCAATTAATTTGAACAAAAAGCATATTTTATCTAAATTCGTATCCGTGAATTTGGGTCTTTTACAAATGAATAAACAGTTGTCAAGATCTATAATGATAAGACAACTGCATCTATTTACTTATAAATCTTTTAGGCTCAAGCTTTGTTTACGATCAATTTTAAAGCAAACAAAAAGAA
The Arachidicoccus soli DNA segment above includes these coding regions:
- a CDS encoding YncE family protein: MKKVLFLILLSPIFFTGVDAQQGVNQFKILKSIPLPGDGGWDYSIVDTVYHRLFVTHETMVQVIDLHTNKLVGTISELNGVHGVTFAFPFNHGFLSNGDANSIIMFDLKTLKVIKKIKSTGEGPDAIIYDPYSKNVYAFNGDSRSATVINAENGEVVTTVDLEGSPEFAVADGKGGLFVNLEKESQLLKLNTTTFAIENKWNLAPGEGPTALALDASNHRLFSACRGNKGMSVINEMNGETLAILPIGQGVDAIRYDANRHLIFVSNKDGSLDIFHQESADKYSRIQVLKTKYHSKTMAFDPKTQLLYLASADFINKKSIKPGSFAILVVGKK